The Verrucomicrobiia bacterium genome contains a region encoding:
- a CDS encoding MogA/MoaB family molybdenum cofactor biosynthesis protein encodes MQAMQIDVGIVTISDRASRGDYEDLGGPALREAAGGYGWRVLAEDLVPDERREIQRAIRAQIEKGCSLVLTTGGTGIAVRDVTPEAVREMARCELPGFGEAMRMESLKLTPNAILSRGLAAVVERSLVVCLPGKPRGAVECLGFVAGAIPHGVKVVREVPTSC; translated from the coding sequence ATGCAGGCCATGCAGATCGACGTCGGGATCGTGACGATTTCAGATCGGGCCTCGCGTGGGGATTACGAGGATCTGGGGGGACCGGCGTTGCGGGAAGCGGCGGGGGGATACGGGTGGCGGGTGCTGGCGGAGGACCTGGTGCCGGACGAACGGCGGGAGATTCAGCGGGCGATCCGGGCGCAGATCGAGAAGGGATGTTCGCTGGTCCTGACGACGGGCGGGACGGGAATCGCCGTGCGGGATGTGACGCCCGAGGCGGTGCGGGAGATGGCCCGGTGCGAATTGCCCGGGTTCGGGGAGGCGATGCGGATGGAATCGCTGAAGCTCACCCCGAATGCGATCCTGTCGCGGGGATTGGCGGCGGTTGTGGAGCGGAGCCTGGTGGTCTGTCTGCCGGGGAAGCCGCGGGGGGCGGTGGAATGCCTGGGATTCGTGGCGGGAGCCATTCCGCACGGGGTCAAGGTGGTGCGGGAGGTGCCGACCTCGTGCTGA